The SAR324 cluster bacterium genome contains the following window.
TGATTCCGCATTTTCTTTTTCGGCAACCGTCTGACACTGACGAAACAATGACTATGGCCACCCGGGCAAAAGTTTTTTAACATTAATCCGGCATTTCATCAGTCCAACTGTCATCCTGCTCTCTCTCCCTGTTTTCGATGAGCCATTTCTGGGTGAGGGAGGTGGTCAGTTGTCTGATTTGCGCGGGTTTGAAGGGTTTGTGAAACGACAACAACCGGTCAGGATTGCCAACTTCGGCAATGATTTCGTCATAGCTGAAATCGGAATAGGCGGAAAAAATCACAATTTCCACATAGGGGTCGAGTTGACGGATCCGTTTGGCTGTTTCCAGTCCATTCATTCCGGGAGGCATTCGCATGTCCAGAAAAACCAGGGCAATCGGTGCCTGTTCAGCCAGCGCTGTTTCAATAAGGCGTAGCGCATCCTTTCCCTGAGAGGCTTCCAGTATTTCATAATTTCCGATATTCCATTCTTCGATCAATATTTCCTCATCATCGCTTTGATCAAAGTCTCCTGTGAATTCGTCCGGTTCCCCGTCTTCTTCATCAAACAGATCCTCCAGTTCTTTCAACCGGGAAAGATTCTGATTGGCTTCAAGGATCTGGCGATAACTTTGTCGAATCGCGAATTCATCATCGACCACCAGAATTCTTATGGATTGAAAATTCATAA
Protein-coding sequences here:
- a CDS encoding response regulator — encoded protein: MNFQSIRILVVDDEFAIRQSYRQILEANQNLSRLKELEDLFDEEDGEPDEFTGDFDQSDDEEILIEEWNIGNYEILEASQGKDALRLIETALAEQAPIALVFLDMRMPPGMNGLETAKRIRQLDPYVEIVIFSAYSDFSYDEIIAEVGNPDRLLSFHKPFKPAQIRQLTTSLTQKWLIENREREQDDSWTDEMPD